Proteins from one Mycobacterium sp. EPa45 genomic window:
- a CDS encoding SAM-dependent methyltransferase, with amino-acid sequence MRESSNVVRPQPMGSHTYTESSRLQAAGLRTATARFEEAARHITIPRAPQPIAIADYGAATGYNSLLPIGAAIDIIRKRTRSDHAILVAHTDVPGNDFTALFSTLADDQDSYLKKDPATYASVVGRSFYGQILPSDSIVLGWSSWAIHWLRQVSMPIPDHVEISYSADADARRAYARQAAEDWRDFIAFRGRELAPGGRLLVLTVGLKPDGTSGFEAAFAAIMTALDQFVSDGLITPDEVHRMSIPSVGRDEKDFRAPFHPSGRFEGLSIEDLELFNGEDRFWAQYQKDNDAAAFGTNWADFLRDSMFPTLAAAVDADADAGRGRDRRSKRRRDFVDQLHAALAAALTAAPAQMSIPLALVVLEKRRRSA; translated from the coding sequence ATGCGCGAATCCAGCAACGTGGTGCGCCCACAGCCGATGGGCAGCCACACCTACACCGAATCGTCACGATTACAGGCAGCCGGATTACGAACTGCCACAGCCCGATTCGAAGAAGCGGCCCGCCACATCACGATTCCCAGGGCGCCGCAGCCCATCGCTATCGCCGACTACGGGGCGGCGACGGGCTACAACTCGCTGCTGCCGATCGGGGCGGCCATCGACATCATCCGCAAACGCACCCGCTCCGACCACGCGATCCTGGTCGCCCACACCGACGTGCCGGGCAACGATTTCACCGCCCTGTTTTCCACGCTGGCCGACGACCAGGACAGCTACCTGAAGAAGGATCCGGCCACCTACGCCTCGGTGGTGGGGCGCTCGTTCTACGGCCAGATCCTGCCCTCGGACAGCATCGTGCTGGGCTGGAGTTCGTGGGCTATCCACTGGTTGCGCCAAGTGTCGATGCCGATCCCCGACCATGTCGAGATCTCCTACAGCGCCGACGCCGACGCACGCCGCGCCTACGCTCGCCAGGCCGCCGAGGACTGGCGGGACTTCATCGCTTTCCGCGGTCGTGAACTGGCGCCCGGCGGCCGGCTGCTGGTGCTGACCGTCGGCCTCAAACCTGATGGCACCTCAGGATTCGAGGCTGCTTTCGCGGCCATCATGACGGCCTTGGACCAATTCGTCAGCGACGGCCTGATCACCCCCGACGAGGTGCATCGCATGTCGATCCCCTCGGTCGGCCGCGACGAGAAGGACTTTCGCGCCCCGTTCCATCCGTCGGGTCGATTCGAAGGTCTATCGATCGAAGACCTGGAACTGTTCAACGGCGAGGACCGATTCTGGGCGCAGTACCAGAAGGACAACGATGCCGCCGCCTTCGGCACGAATTGGGCTGACTTCCTTCGTGATTCGATGTTTCCCACGCTCGCCGCCGCAGTCGACGCCGACGCTGACGCCGGGCGGGGCCGTGACCGGCGCAGTAAGCGGCGCCGCGATTTCGTCGACCAGCTGCACGCCGCCCTGGCCGCTGCGCTCACCGCGGCACCCGCGCAGATGTCGATCCCGCTGGCGCTCGTCGTGCTGGAGAAGCGGCGCCGGTCAGCCTAG
- a CDS encoding Hsp70 family protein yields the protein MTDPTRPAVGLSVGATTLAAVTPDNSVTRPPVITLPSGVVISDFVDRVGDPVGIVASDGSVHHAETLLAEALRALAYAATAGRPLPPTAAFTYPAHWRPSAVDALRRAVRQVPEWSAEEPLFIPDTTAALTALAANPGLPTRGVIALCDFGGSGTSITLVDGATSAPIAPTLRHPDFSGDLIDQGLLAHVIAELSAGGSLDITGTSAIGSLTRLRAECRAAKERLSTVTVTALPAELPNFRGDVRLTRTELDGAMGHALNEFTALLQDTLARNGVRPSHLSAVASIGGAAAMPVITTTLSEHLRVPVITTPRPALTGAIGGALRATRGPADDSATALAPAPVVPVAPFDPAPAPATGVALAWSEAPDGPDPVPAVESVPPSGVRPLLDFEPDPEPAGSAEAAPAWYRRPMPVVAAALLVILMAGAGTAVALRADSSSEPVTPAPSVTTTPQAAAPAAPAPAPAGDPTAAPVQNQAVQQAPPPQTVVQQAPAPVTQTQVVQAPPPPPPPPPVTETQTTTVVTTEVSTPPPVTQTETQTVPPPTQQSQPPRYIPTIPPIPTIPGLPQIFVQPPA from the coding sequence ATGACAGACCCAACGAGGCCGGCGGTCGGCCTGTCGGTCGGGGCAACCACACTGGCCGCAGTCACACCGGATAACTCGGTCACCCGACCTCCCGTCATCACGCTGCCCAGCGGTGTGGTGATCAGTGACTTCGTCGACCGCGTCGGCGACCCGGTCGGGATCGTGGCGTCCGACGGCTCGGTGCACCACGCAGAAACTTTGCTGGCCGAAGCGCTGCGTGCGCTGGCCTATGCCGCGACGGCGGGGCGGCCACTGCCGCCCACCGCGGCGTTCACGTACCCCGCGCACTGGCGGCCAAGTGCGGTCGACGCGCTGCGCCGCGCCGTTCGGCAGGTTCCCGAGTGGTCGGCCGAGGAGCCGCTGTTCATCCCGGACACCACCGCCGCCCTGACCGCACTCGCCGCCAATCCCGGGCTGCCCACCCGGGGCGTGATCGCGCTATGCGATTTCGGTGGCAGCGGAACGTCGATCACCTTGGTCGACGGCGCCACGTCCGCGCCGATCGCGCCGACCCTGCGGCACCCCGACTTCTCCGGCGACCTCATCGACCAGGGCCTGTTGGCCCACGTGATCGCGGAACTATCGGCCGGCGGATCGCTCGACATCACCGGCACCTCGGCGATCGGGTCGCTGACCCGGTTGCGGGCCGAGTGCCGCGCAGCCAAGGAACGGCTGTCGACGGTCACGGTGACAGCTCTGCCCGCAGAACTGCCCAACTTCCGCGGTGACGTGCGGCTCACCCGCACCGAGCTCGACGGCGCGATGGGCCACGCGCTGAACGAGTTCACCGCACTCCTGCAGGACACCCTGGCCCGCAACGGCGTGCGGCCGAGCCACCTATCGGCGGTGGCCTCGATCGGCGGTGCCGCCGCGATGCCGGTTATCACCACGACCCTGTCCGAGCACCTGCGCGTTCCGGTGATCACCACCCCGCGGCCGGCTCTCACCGGTGCCATCGGCGGCGCGCTGCGTGCAACCCGCGGACCGGCCGATGACAGCGCCACCGCGTTGGCGCCGGCGCCGGTTGTACCGGTCGCCCCGTTCGACCCCGCACCGGCCCCCGCCACCGGTGTCGCGCTGGCCTGGTCAGAGGCGCCCGATGGGCCGGACCCGGTGCCCGCCGTCGAATCGGTGCCACCGTCCGGCGTACGACCGCTGTTGGACTTCGAGCCGGACCCCGAGCCGGCCGGCTCGGCAGAAGCCGCGCCTGCCTGGTACCGCCGGCCGATGCCGGTGGTCGCAGCGGCGCTGCTGGTGATCCTGATGGCCGGCGCGGGAACTGCGGTCGCGCTGCGAGCCGACAGCAGCTCCGAGCCCGTCACGCCCGCACCGAGCGTGACCACCACCCCGCAGGCCGCCGCGCCCGCCGCGCCCGCGCCGGCGCCGGCCGGTGACCCGACGGCAGCGCCGGTGCAGAACCAGGCGGTGCAACAGGCCCCGCCACCTCAGACGGTGGTGCAGCAGGCACCCGCGCCGGTGACCCAGACCCAGGTCGTGCAGGCGCCGCCGCCGCCACCACCACCGCCGCCGGTCACCGAGACACAGACGACGACGGTCGTCACCACCGAGGTATCCACGCCGCCGCCGGTGACGCAGACCGAGACCCAGACCGTTCCGCCGCCGACCCAGCAGTCGCAGCCGCCGCGATACATCCCGACGATTCCGCCGATCCCGACGATTCCGGGCCTGCCGCAGATCTTCGTGCAGCCGCCGGCCTAG
- a CDS encoding NADP-dependent oxidoreductase — MRAALYHRYGDADVLRYDDIERPMPGAGQVLVKVAATSFNPVDAGIRGGYLSDVFPITFPHVPGIDVAGTIAELGARVTGRQIGDAVVGLLPMNARGAAAEYVLAPAEVLAAAPKSLPLADSAALPTVGLTAWQALFEVAGLTAGQTILINGAGGAVGGYAIQLAKRAGAVVTATAKAAAADRLRGYGADRLIDYLDYSAAPVTVDGQPFDVILNLVSTTPEQDVALAGLVTDGGFLVGTMTAGPQTPPRGVRSQRVFVRSDAAQLAGLVARVDAGQLLIEVADRRPLSEIAAVHADADAGRLPGKTILTAG; from the coding sequence ATGAGGGCAGCGCTCTACCACCGTTACGGCGACGCCGACGTTCTGCGCTACGACGACATCGAGCGGCCGATGCCCGGCGCCGGCCAGGTTCTGGTCAAAGTCGCCGCGACGTCGTTCAACCCGGTCGACGCCGGGATCCGCGGCGGCTACCTGTCCGACGTCTTCCCGATCACCTTCCCGCACGTGCCCGGCATCGATGTGGCGGGCACGATCGCCGAACTCGGCGCTCGCGTCACCGGTCGGCAGATCGGCGACGCGGTGGTTGGTTTACTGCCGATGAACGCGCGCGGCGCGGCCGCCGAGTATGTGCTCGCGCCGGCTGAGGTGTTGGCCGCGGCTCCAAAGTCGTTGCCGCTGGCCGACTCCGCCGCTCTACCGACCGTCGGCCTCACCGCCTGGCAGGCCCTGTTCGAGGTGGCCGGGTTGACGGCAGGGCAGACCATCCTGATCAACGGCGCAGGCGGAGCGGTCGGCGGTTACGCGATTCAGCTCGCCAAGCGGGCCGGCGCCGTCGTCACCGCGACCGCGAAGGCGGCCGCCGCCGACCGGCTTCGCGGTTACGGCGCCGATCGCCTGATCGACTACCTCGACTACTCGGCCGCCCCGGTCACGGTGGATGGACAGCCGTTCGACGTGATACTGAATCTCGTCAGCACCACGCCGGAACAGGACGTGGCACTGGCGGGCCTGGTGACCGACGGCGGCTTCCTGGTCGGCACCATGACCGCAGGCCCGCAGACTCCGCCGCGGGGAGTGCGCAGCCAGCGGGTGTTCGTCCGCAGCGACGCCGCGCAACTCGCCGGCCTCGTCGCCCGGGTGGATGCCGGCCAACTGCTGATCGAGGTCGCGGATCGCCGACCCTTGTCCGAGATCGCCGCAGTGCATGCCGACGCCGACGCGGGCCGGCTGCCCGGCAAGACGATCCTGACAGCCGGCTAG
- a CDS encoding FAD-dependent oxidoreductase translates to MIDPRRVTHPAPTGVPHAHALPATPHVVVVGGGIAGLAAATGLAERGVSVEILERQDYLGGRVGGWTERIADGMDVANNRGFHAFFRQYYNLRSLLRRTDPHLDRLRAVEDYPLVDGEGRRDTFRGLPKTPPWNALVFALRSPTFRMRDLMRLNAVAAAPLAAVSVPEIYSQLDGLDAETFLTNINFPVAARHLAFEVFARSFFARPERLSAAELATMFHIYFLGSSEGLVFDVAGSNFDTALWEPLGQYLIEHSVRVQRGVSAKSVTLGGSRVLQVHDSTGTTIDADGVVLATDVAALQQIVAASPGLGDDTWRDQVTQLQTAPPFVVQRLWLDRPVNADRPAFLGTGGLDPVDNISVVSSYESQAAEWARAHGGSVVEVHSYSVGDSPQSELRERMLARLHQLYPETAAAGIVGETLLLRDDCPLFWPGAFANRPTVETPVAGLMLAGDGIRIDLPVALMERAATTGWSAANRLLAGWGIAGHTLHTVPVQGRSPVLRRLASRERRAS, encoded by the coding sequence ATGATCGATCCCCGCCGTGTCACCCATCCGGCGCCCACCGGGGTGCCGCACGCTCACGCGTTGCCCGCCACACCGCACGTCGTCGTCGTGGGCGGCGGGATCGCGGGGCTCGCGGCGGCCACGGGACTGGCCGAACGTGGTGTCTCCGTGGAGATTCTGGAACGTCAGGACTATCTGGGTGGGCGAGTCGGCGGCTGGACCGAGCGGATTGCCGACGGCATGGACGTGGCCAACAATCGCGGCTTCCATGCGTTCTTCCGGCAGTACTACAACCTGCGGTCGTTGTTGCGCCGCACCGACCCCCACCTCGACCGACTGCGGGCGGTCGAGGACTATCCGCTGGTCGACGGTGAAGGGCGTCGCGACACCTTCCGCGGTCTGCCGAAGACCCCGCCGTGGAACGCGCTCGTCTTCGCCCTGCGCAGCCCGACCTTCCGGATGCGAGATTTGATGCGGCTCAATGCCGTTGCCGCCGCGCCCTTGGCCGCGGTTTCGGTACCGGAAATCTACTCCCAGCTCGACGGGCTCGATGCGGAGACCTTCCTGACCAACATCAATTTTCCGGTCGCGGCCCGCCATCTGGCGTTCGAGGTGTTCGCGCGCAGTTTCTTCGCCCGGCCGGAACGGCTGTCGGCGGCCGAGTTGGCGACGATGTTCCACATCTACTTCCTGGGCTCCAGCGAAGGTCTGGTCTTCGATGTCGCCGGGTCGAATTTCGACACAGCGTTGTGGGAACCGTTGGGCCAGTATCTGATCGAGCACAGTGTGCGGGTGCAGCGCGGTGTTTCGGCGAAATCGGTGACACTCGGCGGGAGCAGGGTGCTGCAGGTGCACGACTCGACCGGAACGACGATCGACGCCGACGGTGTCGTGCTGGCCACCGATGTCGCTGCGCTGCAACAGATCGTCGCGGCCTCGCCGGGCCTCGGCGACGACACCTGGCGTGACCAGGTGACGCAACTGCAGACCGCACCGCCGTTCGTGGTGCAGCGACTGTGGCTGGACCGCCCGGTCAACGCCGACCGTCCAGCATTCCTGGGAACCGGGGGACTGGACCCCGTCGACAACATCAGCGTGGTCAGCAGCTACGAAAGCCAGGCCGCCGAATGGGCGCGCGCCCATGGCGGTTCGGTGGTCGAGGTGCATTCCTACTCGGTTGGCGACTCGCCACAGTCGGAACTTCGCGAGCGCATGCTGGCCCGGCTGCACCAGCTCTACCCGGAGACCGCGGCGGCCGGCATCGTGGGCGAGACGCTGCTGCTCCGCGACGACTGCCCGTTGTTCTGGCCGGGGGCCTTTGCGAACCGGCCGACCGTCGAGACCCCGGTCGCCGGCCTGATGCTGGCCGGCGACGGCATCCGCATCGACCTGCCGGTGGCGTTGATGGAGCGGGCGGCCACCACCGGGTGGTCGGCAGCCAACCGACTGCTCGCCGGCTGGGGGATCGCCGGGCACACCCTGCACACCGTGCCGGTGCAGGGACGCTCACCGGTTCTGCGCCGGCTCGCCAGCCGAGAGAGGCGTGCCTCATGA
- a CDS encoding SDR family oxidoreductase: MTALALTIPDLSGKHAVVTGANSGLGLGVTKRFAAAGADVVMAIRNRAKGEAAIAEIRKDVPEANLTIKNLDLSSLASVAALGEELNSEGRPIDILVNNAGVMQPPQRDTTSDGFELQFGSNHLGHFALTAHLLPLLRAADNPRVVSLSSLAARFGRINFEDPNFERGYSANLSYGQSKIATLMFALELDRLSRRLGWGVLSNAAHPGLCKTNLQISGPSHGREKPTALARFYQFSWRYLPFMWQEVDEGIVPVLYAAADPKARGAEFYGPRGFQELAGGGVTEAVIPGRAADVEDCRRLWELSEKLTGVTYPTE; this comes from the coding sequence ATGACTGCCCTCGCGCTCACCATCCCCGACCTCTCCGGGAAACATGCCGTCGTCACCGGCGCCAACAGCGGCCTGGGACTCGGCGTCACCAAACGCTTCGCCGCTGCCGGTGCCGACGTGGTCATGGCTATCCGCAACCGCGCCAAGGGCGAGGCGGCGATCGCCGAGATCCGCAAAGACGTCCCCGAGGCCAACCTCACCATCAAGAATCTGGACCTGTCATCGCTGGCCAGCGTCGCCGCGCTCGGCGAGGAGCTCAATTCCGAAGGCCGGCCGATCGACATCCTGGTCAACAACGCCGGCGTCATGCAGCCGCCGCAGCGTGACACCACCTCCGACGGTTTCGAGCTGCAGTTCGGCAGCAACCACCTCGGCCACTTCGCGCTGACCGCCCATCTGCTACCGCTACTGCGTGCCGCCGACAATCCCCGAGTGGTGTCCTTGAGCAGCCTGGCGGCCCGCTTCGGGCGAATCAACTTCGAGGATCCCAACTTCGAGCGCGGCTACTCGGCGAATCTGTCCTACGGCCAGTCCAAGATCGCGACGTTGATGTTCGCCCTCGAACTCGACCGGCTCAGCCGACGGCTGGGATGGGGTGTGCTGTCCAACGCCGCCCACCCCGGCCTGTGCAAGACGAACCTCCAGATCAGCGGACCCTCGCACGGCCGCGAGAAGCCCACCGCGTTGGCGCGGTTCTACCAGTTCAGTTGGCGCTACCTGCCGTTCATGTGGCAGGAGGTCGACGAAGGCATCGTGCCGGTGCTGTATGCGGCCGCCGACCCGAAGGCCCGCGGCGCCGAGTTCTACGGTCCCCGCGGCTTCCAGGAGCTGGCGGGCGGCGGAGTCACCGAGGCGGTCATCCCCGGCCGGGCCGCCGACGTCGAGGATTGCCGGCGGCTGTGGGAGTTGTCCGAGAAGCTCACCGGCGTGACTTATCCGACGGAGTAG
- a CDS encoding TetR/AcrR family transcriptional regulator, with amino-acid sequence MTSTFQRARRPEQLAARRLAILTAARAALSGKRVDEVTLRDISEQVGLAKSNVLRYFDSREAIFLELLDEECRDWLAELEERLGRPRARKAEYANEIRFAGIVADTLVERRLLCELLGAMAGVLERNISETYARDFKVRAMQSIAAVSDLAGRQLPWLPAEFVAFFGEGALSLVAGMYPFSIPTDPVRRVIDELGFPDPHARFVDGLRTGLVTWLIGAAAQSPA; translated from the coding sequence GTGACCTCGACGTTCCAGCGCGCCCGCCGGCCCGAGCAGTTGGCCGCCCGGCGCTTGGCGATCCTCACGGCGGCGCGTGCCGCGCTGTCCGGCAAGCGGGTCGACGAGGTCACGCTGCGCGACATCAGCGAACAGGTCGGCCTGGCGAAGTCCAACGTGCTGCGCTACTTCGACAGTCGGGAAGCGATTTTTCTGGAACTGCTCGACGAGGAGTGCCGTGACTGGCTCGCCGAGCTGGAGGAGCGGCTTGGACGACCGCGGGCGCGGAAAGCGGAGTATGCCAACGAGATTCGCTTCGCCGGGATCGTCGCCGACACGCTGGTGGAACGGCGGTTGCTGTGCGAGTTGCTCGGCGCGATGGCCGGTGTGCTGGAGCGCAACATCTCCGAGACCTATGCCCGCGACTTCAAGGTCCGGGCGATGCAGAGCATCGCGGCCGTATCCGACCTGGCCGGGCGGCAGCTGCCGTGGCTGCCCGCTGAGTTCGTGGCGTTCTTCGGTGAGGGTGCGTTGAGTCTGGTGGCCGGCATGTATCCGTTTTCGATACCGACCGACCCGGTGCGTCGGGTGATCGACGAGCTCGGCTTCCCCGACCCGCATGCCCGGTTCGTCGACGGGCTGCGCACCGGGTTGGTGACCTGGCTGATAGGAGCCGCGGCGCAAAGCCCGGCGTGA
- a CDS encoding DUF5914 domain-containing protein, translating to MSFRSRMKSIPLQVIPKSDWARQRPTYQDAQPALINAALRRAEGRASGNWYVFGASTDVRANRPFGATVGGLEIVAWRDQQRRLHVGPAACPHLGADLAAGKVECGGLICPWHGLRLEGGREFGWKPLPAHDDGVLVWVRLDKVGGEHPLDAPVIPARPAGARLAAVTRLDGVCEPSDIIANRLDPWHGAWFHPYSFTQLEVLSAPAVDAEEDADRFLVAVTFRMGRLGVPVIAEFTAPEPRTIVMRIVDGEGVGSVVETHATPIGPGRDGRPRTAVIEAVVAQSDRTGFRHSLRAAPLITPLMRLAATRLWRDDLAYAERLFALRENASG from the coding sequence ATGAGTTTCCGATCCCGCATGAAATCGATTCCGCTGCAGGTTATCCCGAAGTCCGACTGGGCTCGCCAGCGGCCCACCTATCAGGATGCCCAGCCCGCGCTCATCAACGCCGCACTCCGCCGCGCCGAAGGCCGGGCGAGCGGTAACTGGTATGTCTTCGGCGCCAGCACCGATGTGCGCGCCAACCGGCCGTTCGGCGCAACCGTAGGCGGGCTGGAGATCGTCGCGTGGCGAGATCAGCAGCGCCGCTTGCATGTCGGGCCGGCGGCTTGCCCCCATCTCGGCGCCGACCTGGCAGCAGGAAAGGTGGAGTGCGGCGGCTTGATCTGCCCGTGGCATGGGCTGCGGCTCGAGGGCGGACGCGAATTCGGCTGGAAGCCGTTGCCCGCCCACGACGACGGTGTGCTGGTGTGGGTCCGACTGGACAAGGTAGGCGGTGAACACCCGCTGGACGCCCCGGTGATCCCGGCCCGCCCCGCCGGGGCGCGGCTGGCGGCGGTGACCCGACTGGACGGCGTGTGCGAACCGTCCGACATCATCGCCAACCGCCTCGACCCATGGCACGGCGCCTGGTTCCACCCGTATTCGTTCACCCAGTTGGAGGTGTTGAGCGCGCCTGCGGTCGATGCCGAGGAGGACGCCGACCGGTTCCTGGTGGCGGTGACGTTCCGCATGGGGCGCCTCGGTGTGCCGGTGATCGCCGAATTCACCGCACCGGAACCGCGAACCATCGTCATGCGGATCGTCGACGGCGAGGGCGTCGGCAGTGTCGTCGAAACCCATGCGACTCCGATCGGGCCGGGCCGCGACGGGCGGCCGCGCACAGCGGTGATCGAAGCCGTCGTAGCACAGTCCGACCGCACGGGCTTCCGTCATTCGCTGCGCGCGGCGCCACTCATCACCCCGTTGATGCGGCTGGCCGCAACCCGCCTGTGGCGTGACGACCTCGCCTACGCCGAGCGATTATTCGCCTTGCGCGAGAACGCATCCGGCTAG
- a CDS encoding SHOCT domain-containing protein, with amino-acid sequence MAGTKTVSRILTLSGILMMVIGGVGFIIVMVLNAFVLDEFDAYGEVPIPGSSQVQLPAGPAQISFHTSVTGSPSSGFPLPTLRLNIVPPAGVADPVLTENHGTLTTVNSDTHIRIWTAEIPAAGTYQIRTDGQVNGYINPRLAFGKESGSGYLPWVFGGIFGLGLLDLIASLFLRKQRPLSQPLPFVADPPPGPFTPTNHYTPTDQGVRLEQLKTLAALRDSGALTQDEFDAEKRRILGE; translated from the coding sequence ATGGCCGGCACCAAGACTGTTTCCCGCATTCTGACGCTCTCGGGAATCTTGATGATGGTGATCGGCGGCGTCGGCTTCATCATCGTGATGGTCCTCAACGCGTTCGTGCTCGACGAGTTCGATGCCTACGGCGAGGTGCCGATCCCCGGCTCGAGTCAGGTGCAGCTGCCCGCCGGACCGGCGCAGATCAGTTTCCACACCTCGGTGACCGGTTCACCGTCGAGCGGCTTCCCATTGCCCACGTTGCGATTGAACATCGTGCCGCCGGCCGGGGTGGCCGATCCGGTGCTGACGGAAAACCATGGCACCCTAACAACAGTCAACAGCGACACCCACATCCGGATCTGGACTGCCGAGATCCCGGCGGCCGGCACCTACCAGATCCGCACCGACGGGCAGGTGAACGGCTACATCAACCCCCGGCTGGCGTTCGGCAAGGAAAGCGGGTCGGGATATCTGCCCTGGGTCTTCGGGGGAATCTTCGGACTCGGCCTGCTCGATCTGATCGCGTCGCTGTTCCTGCGCAAGCAGCGGCCGCTGAGCCAGCCGCTGCCCTTCGTTGCCGACCCGCCACCGGGGCCGTTCACCCCGACCAATCACTACACGCCTACCGATCAGGGGGTGCGGCTGGAGCAACTGAAAACGCTGGCCGCCCTGCGTGATTCCGGTGCATTGACGCAAGACGAATTCGATGCGGAGAAGCGCCGGATCCTCGGCGAGTAG
- a CDS encoding dihydrodipicolinate reductase produces the protein MAKRVVIWGTGFVGRMVIPEVLDHPDFELVGVGVSNPAKVGVDVGEICGIGDVGITATDDVDALIALKPDALVHYGPTAAQADANIDLIGRFLHAGIDVCSTAMTPWVWPKMHLNPPNWIDPITRACEAGQSSCFTTGIDPGFANDLFPMTLMGLTSQVSLVRASELLDYTNYEGDYEFEMGIGREPEFEPLLQNSDILVFAWGATVPMIAYAAGIELDEITTTWDKWVTPTERKTVKGVIPAGHVAAVRFTINGVYKGEIRIQLEHVNRIGQDAAPDWPSGTQDDVYRVDIQGTPSIFQETAFRFTDGSGRDAATAGCLSTGLRALNAVPAVNDLPPGWVTPLDLPLIPGRGTIR, from the coding sequence ATGGCCAAGCGCGTCGTGATCTGGGGTACTGGTTTCGTCGGCCGGATGGTCATCCCCGAAGTGCTGGACCATCCCGACTTCGAACTGGTCGGCGTCGGTGTGAGCAACCCGGCCAAGGTGGGCGTCGACGTAGGGGAGATCTGCGGCATCGGCGACGTCGGCATCACGGCCACCGACGACGTCGACGCGCTGATCGCGTTGAAGCCCGATGCGCTGGTGCACTACGGGCCGACCGCTGCGCAGGCCGATGCCAACATCGACCTGATCGGGCGTTTCCTGCACGCCGGCATCGATGTCTGCTCGACCGCGATGACGCCGTGGGTGTGGCCGAAGATGCACCTCAACCCGCCGAACTGGATCGACCCCATCACCCGGGCCTGCGAGGCGGGACAGTCGTCATGCTTCACCACCGGCATCGACCCGGGCTTCGCCAACGACCTGTTCCCGATGACGCTCATGGGCCTGACCTCCCAGGTGAGCCTGGTCCGCGCCTCCGAGCTGTTGGACTACACGAACTACGAGGGCGACTACGAGTTCGAGATGGGCATCGGGCGCGAGCCCGAGTTCGAGCCCCTGCTGCAGAACTCCGACATTCTGGTGTTCGCCTGGGGTGCGACGGTGCCGATGATCGCCTACGCCGCCGGCATCGAGCTCGACGAGATCACCACCACCTGGGACAAATGGGTCACTCCAACCGAGCGCAAGACCGTCAAGGGCGTCATACCGGCCGGCCATGTCGCGGCAGTCCGGTTCACGATCAACGGCGTCTACAAAGGCGAGATCCGCATCCAGCTCGAGCACGTCAACCGCATCGGCCAGGACGCCGCCCCGGACTGGCCGTCGGGCACCCAGGACGACGTCTACCGCGTCGACATCCAGGGCACTCCCAGCATCTTCCAGGAGACTGCGTTCAGGTTCACCGACGGTTCGGGACGGGACGCCGCGACTGCGGGTTGCCTGTCGACCGGGCTGCGCGCGCTCAACGCAGTCCCGGCTGTCAATGACCTGCCGCCAGGCTGGGTCACCCCGTTGGACCTGCCCCTGATTCCGGGCCGCGGCACTATTCGCTGA
- a CDS encoding MarR family winged helix-turn-helix transcriptional regulator, whose amino-acid sequence MAKALEPSQMRTYFALTEAASLLQYTVQQQLRADGGLSYVQFEILAKLVDAARPMTMTELADGVVYSRSGLTHQAGILEADGLITRQASAADQRATIVTITKAGRHRLAHVLPGHIEVVRGLLFDELSVHDVRVLGDLMTRIRDHMRDQPPRSAAARKSRGSSDRDN is encoded by the coding sequence GTGGCCAAGGCACTCGAGCCCTCGCAGATGCGCACCTACTTCGCCCTCACCGAGGCGGCGAGCCTGCTTCAGTACACCGTCCAACAGCAGCTGCGAGCCGACGGCGGCCTGAGCTACGTCCAGTTCGAGATCCTGGCCAAACTCGTCGATGCCGCGCGTCCTATGACCATGACCGAACTGGCAGATGGTGTGGTGTACAGCCGCAGCGGGCTGACCCATCAGGCCGGAATCCTGGAAGCCGACGGCCTGATCACCCGCCAGGCCAGCGCCGCGGACCAGCGCGCCACCATCGTGACCATCACGAAGGCGGGCCGGCACCGTCTCGCCCACGTGCTGCCCGGCCACATCGAGGTCGTCCGCGGACTGCTGTTCGACGAGCTTTCGGTCCACGACGTCCGTGTCCTCGGCGACCTGATGACCCGCATTCGCGACCACATGCGGGACCAGCCGCCCCGATCCGCCGCAGCGCGAAAGAGCCGCGGATCCAGCGATCGGGACAACTGA